In one Mesotoga sp. Brook.08.105.5.1 genomic region, the following are encoded:
- a CDS encoding carbohydrate ABC transporter permease encodes MLKLSLFGKIIVYFLLAVYCLVILVPFFMMILNSLKSMREIYLQPFSFPSKVMFENYSKAWQQAGIGTGYKNSLIVAGTSVIGIVIVSSMFAYAISKYTFKGRRFLFIYSMLGLAFPARLAIIPIFILLRNFHLTNSLLGLILIYTSVNIPFSVFLLKNFIDGVPNELSEAARIDGASPMQIYWKIVLPLVKPALSIVSIVSFVNVWNDFFFPLIFITDRSKATITLAVSIFFGEYVNQWHLLFSGLTLAVAPTIILFLLFSRQFITGMTQGAIK; translated from the coding sequence ATGCTGAAGCTAAGTCTTTTCGGAAAGATAATCGTCTACTTCCTTCTGGCCGTCTACTGCCTGGTCATACTTGTTCCTTTTTTCATGATGATTTTGAACTCTCTCAAGTCGATGAGGGAGATCTATCTTCAACCCTTCTCCTTTCCGTCAAAGGTTATGTTCGAGAACTATTCAAAGGCCTGGCAACAGGCCGGTATAGGGACGGGGTACAAAAACAGTCTGATTGTTGCCGGAACCTCGGTAATTGGAATTGTTATAGTATCCTCTATGTTCGCCTATGCAATTTCTAAGTATACCTTCAAGGGAAGAAGATTTCTCTTCATTTACTCGATGCTAGGTCTGGCCTTTCCGGCGAGGCTCGCAATAATCCCCATATTCATACTACTGAGAAACTTTCATCTCACGAACTCTCTGCTTGGACTGATTCTAATCTACACCTCCGTAAATATCCCTTTCTCTGTCTTTCTTCTCAAGAATTTCATTGACGGGGTTCCGAATGAGCTTTCTGAAGCAGCCAGAATCGATGGAGCTTCTCCGATGCAGATATACTGGAAGATTGTACTTCCACTGGTCAAACCGGCTCTCTCCATAGTATCGATTGTCAGTTTCGTCAATGTGTGGAACGATTTCTTCTTCCCACTGATCTTCATAACCGACAGATCCAAGGCAACTATAACTCTCGCAGTCTCGATCTTCTTCGGAGAATACGTCAATCAGTGGCACCTCCTCTTCTCGGGCCTTACTCTCGCAGTGGCCCCGACGATAATACTCTTCTTGTTGTTCTCAAGGCAATTCATAACAGGTATGACGCAGGGAGCTATAAAGTGA